The Lates calcarifer isolate ASB-BC8 linkage group LG11, TLL_Latcal_v3, whole genome shotgun sequence genomic sequence tCTTGTGTACCAAAAGCTGTAATAAACTGTACTGGGTTGCAAGAAGACCATGACCGATGCTGACTGAAAGGCATGTCTATAGCATGGTCACTTACAGCCTCACAAGTGATAAGTGAGCCAAGTAAACACCGGCAACTATAACAAAATTGGGAATTAGGAACTTTTCTAAATTATCATCTACAGCAGGTTAACTGAATTATGTTGGTTCCAAAATTTTGATATACCTCCTGTTATCATCAGTTGTACAAATTGTTCTTTGAGTCTACTTGTACAATAATAAATGTACAATTAGGGCATAACTTTCATATTTGGATAGTAAGATATGTATACAAGTATACAAGTATACAAGAAATcttttcagaaacactgagcttCACAAGGCACCCACCTAATAGTGATCCTCAAGCCAACAATGCAAGGCTTGAATGCTCAGCTCCACTTTCAAATGAATGCTCCCTGTCCAAGAAACTAGGCTCCTCCCCTATGTTTTCTAGGGCAGAGCTTCCTGTCTGAGAAAGACCTCTGCATTTATTAAGTGTACAAAAGTGTTATCACTGTTAATTCTTTTACAAAATGTTGTTCAGAAACAAAGTCAAACTTCATCAGACTTCAGTTACAGTTATCACGTTACCACATTTGACTATTTCATAAAAGAAAACTGCTCATCTGCACAATTATCTTGAGAAAGACTGACACCATGTGGCCAAAACTAAGAggttcatttctttttatactGCACTACAGAAATCCACAGGGAAGATTAATAGAAGGCACAAAAGCTGCCACTCTGACTGTTTTTCAAATGAAGTCTATTCGGTGACTACAAGAGAAATCAGACAACTACATCTTTTTAAAGTTCAGTGAGAAAGGTATGTTTCAGTCATCTTTGAGCCCCCCAAAGACAGCTGTGGGGACACTCTTCTGCTCAAGCTGCACCTCTGTAAAggcaaagaggaaaagacaatTAGTACATGCATTTTCATGAGTAAAACATGTCTGCATAAATGTTTAAACAAGCACCAAATTTTTCCATTTTGCGGCTGAGGCGAGGCCTCTTGTGTCTGTTACTCACCATCTGGTCCTTggtcttcatcttcatcctcatcatcatcatcaatgtCGATCTCATCAGGATTGGCTTGTTTGGAAAGCTCAGCCAGCTCACTGCGAGAGGTGTCACTCCTGCATGAGCAGATAAGGAGAATATGACTAATTTTCCACTGGAGAACATGGAGTCTAATTATATAAAAGGCACAATTTAATGGAgtgggggaaaaagaaagatgaacaaCAAACCTGACAAAGAGGATCTTCTCTTTGGGCTTTGGCTTGTCCTGCTCTGCTTCTGCAGCAAGCTGCTGTGCCTTCTGCTCCAGCATCTTCATGTCATCAATTCCCATTTGGCCTGGAGCAAGATCTGATACTGGACACATTATCAAAATATGgttagacaaacacacatgaacattttaaaataaatgagtagATTAATTCTTGTGCAGTTTTCAGGTTTTGGGACAAATATGTTGTGTATGTGGCTCCCAATATAATCCATTCCCCCAATATCCCATACAGTCCATAAAGTGCATTCGTGGTACCAGCCTtgtacagaaaatatttgtcaGAGGCTATCAAGCTAGTTCAAGCTCACTCACCAGTGCCTGTGGAGCTTGTTGTGGCCTTCAGCATCTGAGAGGACATAAAGTTGACCTGGGTGTTGTATGTGGCCTGGACACTGCGTTTGATCCTCAGCATTTCTCTGATGGTGTCCTCGTTTCCATGGCGGATCTCAAATTCTTTCCAAGTCTGCCAGAAATTAGCTGTAACCTGAAAGATCAAGTTTATATATAATAAGTCACCAGGAATTATGTCTACATCTCTGATGGAAACAGGAATGGCAGAAGGTAGCTTAACTCACCCTTGGGTCACAGATCTGGGAGCAGTAGGAGTAGATTGCTCTGGCCCGATCAATCTCACCCAGTTTACTCTCCATGTCAGCAAATCGCAGACACATGTCCCTTGCATGCTCATCAGGAAGGACCTGGATAAATATGAAAGTACAACTCAAATTTGAGTTATTTCAGCACTGAACAGAACAAGTGAacaaaatgcatgtttttctctaaACTCTGTAGAAAGGAAGACAACACTGGTATTTTCATTTGATCGTTAAGAGCAAAGAACAACATTATCATACCTCTATAGCTTTCTGGTAAATTGCTCTGGTATAGGTAACTCCATAAATTTCAGCTGCTCTCTTGATGTAGATATTGAACATGAGATGTCTCTCTTCAGTTTCCACTGCCTGTGTTGCTCTTTCATAGACAGCCATGGCGTGTCGTGCCAATCCATACTCCTCCTCCAATTTGGCATACAACAAGTAAATGGCTGAAAAGCAAAGCACAGTGTTACATTTGGCTTGaatgtatttttcaaatgaaaaaataaaaataataataatacatttcacataaatgtacaaaagtTGTCAATGTCATTTTAACAAAGCTATTTACTCTTGGCGAACTTGGCAGGGCAGCCATCCAGGGCTTGTTCAAACAAATCTCTAGCCCTCTCCAGCTTCTTTCCCCCATAACGATCAATGAACTTGGTGAGGTAAGTGTTCCAGATGTCATAAACATTTGGCCACCTGAAGAGAGCTATACCACGCTCGTATGCCTAAAAAAGGtgttaaaaaagacattaaagaataatttaaatTGGTGCTTGGCAAGaatacaaactgaaaataaacatggGTTTAGTTCATAGGTGGCATATAATTACTTTGAAGCTTTCCTCAAAGTAGTTGTGCTCTTCAAGGAACATGGCATAATTGATGATGATCTGTGGCGTTGCGATGCGGAGGTCAATAATACGGTCATACACTGCTTTTGTAGactgaggagaaaagaaaggaaaatggaGAAAGAATAAGAATTCTCAGACAATACTAAATGTCTCAGAGTTTATCTGCCATGTGATTTAAACTATTGTATATCGTTAGCTTATAAAATATACTGGAAAGTCACAGACATGTAGTGAACATACCTGGAAGGTGCCAAGACTCTCCTCCAAATCTGCCAACATAGACCAGACTTTCAAGGATTTGTACACTCTGTTCTGGACTGGTTCAGATGCATCAAAGTACTCTGCTTTCTTGGATGGGATGGCTGTAGCTTTCTATAATCAAATCATAAAAGGAACAAATGTCTTACAATTATATCCACAACACATTTCTACACACATTTATTGGTGGTTTTAAGAAGCAAGTGAACATTACTGCAATGTTTGAAAGGTGGAGAGAGCCTAAGCAAAAGCAACCATCATGCTAAACTTTTATACTACAGATTATTGTAATCAGGCATCCGGTATTATCTATAGTCAACTGTATCATTTACCAGGCTTTAAGTTTGAAAATACCATCTCAAAAGCAGCTAGAAGACAAAGGGTTTCCAGTGTTGTTGTAGTTTCTCAGTCCTGCCACTAGATGTTACTAAACATCTAGTGTAAATGGTGTTACTATTCTACTGATTGCAACTATAGTAATTCCTGCAGATGAATGTCTCACCCTCAGTATGCGCAGTGCCTGTTCATAGTTTTCGTGGCGCAGCTCCATCTCTCCATATTCACACCACACTGCAGCGAGATCATCCACCTGCTTGTAGTTCACCTTGGTAGCCTTCTCAAAGATTGTCCTGGCCTGATTGACAGtcagtaaataaaacataaaaaacataaaacatatcaAGAATAGAAAAAACATCTCATCTGAGGTGCAGAGGGTCTGAGAATCCCTGTGGAAAGACCTCTGTGACTTACATCATCCAGCTGCTCGTTTTCCTCATAGAATTTAGCAAAGGAAACCCAGAGAGAGTGAGGTTTCCCTGTGGCCTTCATTGGATCCACAGTCTGTACTGCTTCGGTATATGTGTTGATAATCTGCAAAGAATATGGTGAGCATGGATGCATTAGAAATGCACTATATAAAGGCGGTGGTGTTTGTTACCACTATGAACAGTCTGTGCATGGTCCCTGTCCAAACAGTATCTACAAAATGGCCCAAAACTCACCTGCCGTGGATTTCCCTCATACAATTTCACCCGCTTGTGCCACTCATGGACATTATGGGGATTCTGCCTCAGTAGTACACTGTTCAAGAGGAGGGGACGCCGGGCTATCAACTGCTCGAAGCGAGCCAATCTAAGCTCCAGATCTATGTCATCTATGGAGGACAGGGATAAAGAGTACAACATGCATATGAAGAGTGAAAGCAAGGAGtgtacacatatactgtatattaatattaatgaattCACACACCATCTTCATCCTGCCCCATCTCAGCAGTAGTCTCCATCTTGGCAGCAATCATGCTCTCCTCAAACTGGGCATAACTATCAAACACTTGTGTGAAATCCCTTACTGTTACCACTGTGAGGATGGCCTCCTCATACACATCACGGGCCTGAGAAATTAAAGACACACAAGATAGTCACAGTCAGCAAGTAAAATTGGCACACAGTAAATTAATGTTAATACAACTGAAAGGAACTAACTAGCTTAACATAAAGTAGAGCAGTATTTAGATAAATAACCTTCAATATATTTAGCGCTTTATGATATGCGTAAAAATGGAAGCTACTCAGAGAGAACACACTTTTTCAAAGTGGCCACTCCTGATGTAATAGTCAGCCAAAGAGCACCAAAGTTTTCCAAGTTGGTCTGTGAAGCGAGTGAGGCCTCCTCGGATGATGGCTCCAACATTCAGAGAGGTCACCTTATCAGGATTCTGGGAGATCAGGTCACATAGCTCATGCCACAGCTGcgaaggaagaaaaaaaaatatgtggaaaAAAGTTTCAGCAATTTTCctgttgagcttttttttttaaggcacATTGGGAGGTGCTTAGAATGAGAATAAAATCTTACTTGATAGTTAGACTTGCCCTCTTTGGACACAAAGCTTTCGTCATTGACAACAGTTGCTAGGCGCACAGCTGCTTCATCCAAGCGGCCAACAGACCGTAAGTAGTCTATGTATTCCTCTGCATTCTCTGGAGAAAGCTACATGGTACAAAGGACAGACATCATATAATGATCTACTGacagttttccttttaaacagtgatttgaCCCATGAATGG encodes the following:
- the xab2 gene encoding pre-mRNA-splicing factor SYF1; translated protein: MPSLNGKPDVVFEDDDLPYEEEIIRNPYSVKCWMRYIEFKQNAPKSTLNMIYERALKELPGSYKLWYSYLRERRKQVKGKCITEPAYEEVNNCHERALVFMHKMPRIWLDYCQFLVTQCKITRSRRTFDRALRALPVTQHPRIWPLYLRFVRNLPLPETAIRVYRRYLKLSPENAEEYIDYLRSVGRLDEAAVRLATVVNDESFVSKEGKSNYQLWHELCDLISQNPDKVTSLNVGAIIRGGLTRFTDQLGKLWCSLADYYIRSGHFEKARDVYEEAILTVVTVRDFTQVFDSYAQFEESMIAAKMETTAEMGQDEDDDIDLELRLARFEQLIARRPLLLNSVLLRQNPHNVHEWHKRVKLYEGNPRQIINTYTEAVQTVDPMKATGKPHSLWVSFAKFYEENEQLDDARTIFEKATKVNYKQVDDLAAVWCEYGEMELRHENYEQALRILRKATAIPSKKAEYFDASEPVQNRVYKSLKVWSMLADLEESLGTFQSTKAVYDRIIDLRIATPQIIINYAMFLEEHNYFEESFKAYERGIALFRWPNVYDIWNTYLTKFIDRYGGKKLERARDLFEQALDGCPAKFAKTIYLLYAKLEEEYGLARHAMAVYERATQAVETEERHLMFNIYIKRAAEIYGVTYTRAIYQKAIEVLPDEHARDMCLRFADMESKLGEIDRARAIYSYCSQICDPRVTANFWQTWKEFEIRHGNEDTIREMLRIKRSVQATYNTQVNFMSSQMLKATTSSTGTVSDLAPGQMGIDDMKMLEQKAQQLAAEAEQDKPKPKEKILFVRSDTSRSELAELSKQANPDEIDIDDDDEDEDEDQGPDEVQLEQKSVPTAVFGGLKDD